The window GGTCGCCAACCTGGAGCCGCGCAAGATGAAGTTCGGCATGTCCGAAGGCATGGTGCTGGCGGCGGGTCCCGGCGGCAAAGACATCTGGTTGTTGCAGCCGGACAGCGGCGCGCAGCCGGGCATGCAGGTTAAATAACCGACACAACGGCGCTTTCAGGCGCCGTTTTGCTGCGCCAGCTCAAATTTGCGCTAAATCCGCGCAAGGGCGACCGGCGCAGCCTTGAACGCACGGCGACACAACCAGATAATAACCGCCAGAGTCAGGGAATTCCGGGAGCTGGCGATCTGTTGCGCGGCGGGCTTCCATAAGCGACGCGTTGGATAGCATTAGGATAAAGCTGGTGAAGATCCTGAATAAGAGGCGCTGATGACTGAATACCTGTTGATACTGGTGAGCACTATACTGGTCAACAACTTCGTACTGGTCCAATTCCTGGGCTTGTGCCCTTTCATGGGCGTGTCCAACAAGCTGGAAACCGCCATGGGCATGTCCCTGGCCACCACCTTCGTGTTGACGCTTTCCTCACTGTGCAGCTATCTGGCGTACGAATACCTGCTGGCGCCGCTTGGTATGGAGTTTCTGAAAACCATCACGTTCATTCTGGTGATCGCAGTTGTCGTCCAGTTCACGGAAATGGTGATCAAAAAAACCAGCCCCTTGCTTTATCGCGTT is drawn from Hahella sp. KA22 and contains these coding sequences:
- the rsxA gene encoding electron transport complex subunit RsxA; this translates as MTEYLLILVSTILVNNFVLVQFLGLCPFMGVSNKLETAMGMSLATTFVLTLSSLCSYLAYEYLLAPLGMEFLKTITFILVIAVVVQFTEMVIKKTSPLLYRVLGIFLPLITTNCAVLGVALLNIKKQNDFMESILYGFGAAVGFSLVLTLFSAMRERIAAADVPEPFKGGAIGMITAGLMSLAFLGFTGLVNI